The Euphorbia lathyris chromosome 3, ddEupLath1.1, whole genome shotgun sequence genome contains a region encoding:
- the LOC136223092 gene encoding double-stranded RNA-binding protein 2 codes for MYKNQLQELAQRSCFNLPSYTCLREGPDHAPRFKATVNFNGEIFECPHYCSTLRQAEHSAAEVALNSLSNRGPSHSLAARILDETGVYKNLLQEIAQRVGAPLPQYTTFRSGLGHQPVFTGIVELAGITFTGEYAKNKKQAEKNAAMAAWSSLKQLAKEDASSSSEPENNDELEQITIARALLNYRLKEKIAIAKSPNSPIPFSKKFSMQSPRPTSPQPSPVTTSKILPLICPRTNARNRPTSSTMADRSVPYRPTLTTVNDRSGPPRQLPPEPWATHSHIFPAAGAAPYVPIRQFGAHCHSMAQPVRIRSVVPVFAAPQRQQPSLPPQVMQGLPKQPPPVTIRQTSLVYATPPPVRKEDPSSVCKDNAAVRKEDSPASRKEDSPASRKEDSLASRKEDSPSVEKDQKVTQIDDSPAVEKDHQEMENSQGIKKEEPVSSSSKELPSAIPTSPASIPDKTPDNVEETEGKQKESATVESMEELKI; via the exons ATGTACAAGAACCAGCTGCAGGAGCTGGCGCAGAGGAGCTGCTTCAACCTCCCTTCTTATACCTGCTTAAGGGAAGGGCCTGACCACGCGCCTAGATTCAAAGCTACTGTTAACTTCAACGGCGAGATCTTTGAGTGCCCTCACTATTGCTCTACTCTCCGTCAGGCTGAGCACTCCGCTGCCGAAGTTGCCCTCAACTCCCTCTCTAATCGTGGGCCTTCTCACTCTCTCGCTGCCCGCATTCTC GATGAAACTGGTGTATACAAGAACCTTCTACAGGAAATTGCACAAAGAGTTGGTGCGCCATTGCCACAGTACACAACATTCAGATCAGGCCTGGGGCACCAACCTGTTTTTACTGGAATTGTTGAATTGGCTGGTATTACATTTACTGGTGAATATGCCAAGAATAAGAAACAAGCTGAGAAAAACGCAGCAATGGCAGCTTGGTCCTCTCTAAAACAAT TGGCAAAAGAAGATGCAAGTTCTTCATCCGAGCCAGAGAACAATGATGAGCTAGAACAAATCACAATAGCGCGTGCTTTGTTGAATTATCGTCTGAAGGAAAAGATAGCAATAGCAAAGTCCCCTAACTCCCCTATAccattttcaaaaaaattctcaatGCAAAGTCCTAGACCGACAAGCCCACAACCCTCTCCTGTTACTACATCTAAAATCCTCCCCTTAATTTGTCCCAGGACAAATGCTCGAAATAGACCTACTTCGTCCACAATGGCCGACAGATCCGTACCGTACAGACCCACATTGACCACAGTTAATGACAGAAGTGGGCCACCGCGGCAATTACCTCCAGAACCGTGGGCGACTCATAGCCATATATTCCCTGCAGCTGGAGCTGCTCCTTATGTCCCAATTCGACAATTTGGGGCACATTGCCATAGCATGGCTCAACCAGTGAGAATAAGAAGTGTTGTGCCTGTTTTTGCTGCACCTCAACGTCAACAACCATCACTCCCCCCTCAGGTGATGCAAGGACTACCTAAACAGCCACCACCTGTCACCATTAGGCAAACTTCCCTAGTATATGCTACCCCACCACCAGTTCGAAAAGAAGATCCTTCAAGTGTTTGTAAAGATAATGCGGCTGTTAGGAAAGAAGATTCTCCGGCCTCTAGGAAAGAAGATTCTCCGGCCTCTAGGAAAGAAGATTCTCTGGCCTCTAGGAAAGAAGATTCTCCATCTGTTGAGAAAGATCAGAAAGTTACTCAGATAGACGATTCTCCAGCTGTTGAGAAAGATCATCAAGAGATGGAAAATTCTCAGGGTATAAAAAAGGAAGAGCCTGTAAGCAGTAGCTCAAAAGAGCTTCCAAGTGCTATTCCTACTTCTCCTGCTTCCATACCTGATAAAACACCTGATAACGTAGAAGAAActgaagggaagcaaaaagaaTCTGCAACAGTAGAAAGCATGGAAGAACTGAAAATTTGA